The following are from one region of the Plasmodium gaboni strain SY75 chromosome 12, whole genome shotgun sequence genome:
- a CDS encoding hypothetical protein (conserved Plasmodium protein, unknown function), which translates to MKLDKKKDFKKKLVTCLSLLQVGDPLKIIVDETFIKLCILHKISIKEELVKLMNRQIILMTTKCISHNARKQPGDEEASYAIRKLTHYKCNHNEENLKNDAVDIYVKKMKLDEYSKLSKNNYFANQVTLTHNFDSLYNIKNKVYQCDELKNDNIETFNNKDKKIVTEECHNSNTNDHTTIVVSNDVDINTNDNGPIENLNNGDTNKNNIDSILNFNDNDMNTNNNINSLEEHNSEIHDKIKLNDSMKCIIDLVKNNNEKKFFICTNNMELRSFLRRVYIVPIIYISESGVIKIESLSTKNLDKKKNVELKKMKMLKWERDLKMAEQKKNKLNIKKKKKKKKNRK; encoded by the exons atgaaactcgataaaaaaaaggactttaaaaaaaagcTTGTGACCTGCTTATCCTTGTTACAAGTTGGTGATCCTTTGAAAATTATTGTGGATGAGACTTTTATAAAACTTTGCATTCTTCATAAGATATCAATAAAAGAGGAGCTAGTAAAATTAATGAATAGACAAATAATTCTTATGACAACAAAATGTATATCACATAATGCAAGAAAACAACCAGGAGATGAAGAAGCTTCTTATGCCATAAGAAAGTTGACACATTATAAATGTAATcataatgaagaaaatctaaaaaatgatgctgtagatatatatgtaaaaaaaatgaaactTGATGAATATTCGaaattatcaaaaaataattattttgcCAATCAAGTTACGCTAACACATAATTTTGACagtttatataatataaaaaataaagttTATCAATGCgatgaattaaaaaatgataatattgaaacatttaataataaagataaaaaaatagtaaCAGAAGAATGTCATAATTCAAATACAAATGATCATACAACCATAGTAGTTTCGAATGATGttgatataaatacaaatgaTAATGGGCCCAtagaaaatttaaataatggtgatacaaataaaaataatattgattctatattaaattttaatgataatgacatgaatacaaataataatattaactCATTAGAAGAACATAATTCTGAAATACACGATAagataaaattaaatgattCTATGAAATGTATTATCGATTTggtaaaaaataataacgAAAAGAAATTTTTCATTTGCACTAATAATATGGAATTAAGGTCCTTCTTaag GAGGGTTTATATAGTGCCCATAATTTATATCAGCGAAAGTGGAGTCATCAAAATCGAAAGCTTGTCCACAAAGAATTTAgacaagaaaaaaaatgtcgaattaaaaaaaatgaaaatgttAAAATGGGAAAGAGACCTTAAAATGGCAgaacagaaaaaaaataaattaaatattaaaaagaaaaaaaaaaaaaaaaaaaataggaaataa
- a CDS encoding putative small subunit rRNA processing factor — MEITTEEMKKKKKKKDHVKIKKKDLFKKKKKKKMKNNMEHEKKEKNKKFSNGVFKKKKKMKDNDKKKKKNKNLKNYNNDNYNKHDDNNNDNKKKQFHKLKYNNVKENNKFNSYEEKDDDENSSYIYNNESDNIIDNEENINNEDDKKTSTTNIQITNNNKMDYVEYMNMIKNEQNENEKKINDEEEINANNILNKINNDHIDSHLNNDIYKIVLLFSPLALTSIKNKQKTCIINADDHMNMFMNKLENLENSIKFEKKEKEKRKLEQIIESVKNKLDNIRLDILFFTLLSLRDSILNKKGKLQIYIYTVNGSFIYVSPLFRVPRNFTLFKKVMLNLLKRGVVYDDKKNVLLKIIFNDITSYVEDSVCIAISNKGFPTDVKKLTDKIKQTKNNYFFFISLSNSHDVTKFMDIIKKEKTKAFSYDYLVRLSDLQLSAVALTSKLTHFLN, encoded by the exons ATGGAGATAACAACAGAAGaaatgaagaagaagaaaaagaagaaagatcatgtgaaaataaaaaaaaaagatctttttaaaaaaaagaaaaagaaaaaaatgaagaataACATGGAACATGAGAAGAAggaaaagaataaaaagTTTTCTAATGGtgtatttaaaaaaaaaaaaaaaatgaaagataatgataaaaagaagaaaaaaaataaaaaccttaaaaattataataatgataattataataaacatgatgataataataatgataataaaaagaaacaatttcataaattaaaatacaataatgtgaaggaaaataataaattcaattcttatgaagaaaaagatgatgatgaaaattcttcttacatttataataatgaaagtgataatataattgataatgaagaaaatataaataatgaagatgATAAAAAGACATCAACAAcaaatatacaaataactaataataacaaaatgGATTATGTtgaatatatgaatatgattaaaaatgagcaaaatgaaaatgagaaaaaaataaacgatgaagaagaaattaatgcaaataatatattaaataaaattaataacGATCATATAGATTctcatttaaataatgatatatataaaattgtaTTACTTTTTTCTCCACTAGCTTTAACtagtataaaaaataaacaaaaaacaTGTATAATTAATGCAGATGATCATATGAATATGtttatgaataaattaGAAAATCTTGAAAATTCAATaaaatttgaaaaaaaagaaaaggaaaaaagAAAACTAGAACAAATAATTGAAAGCgttaaaaataaattagataatataagattagatattttattctttacATTATTATCTTTAAGAGATAgtattttaaataaaaaaggaaaattacaaatatatatatatacagTTAATGGTTCCTTCATATATGTTTCTCCTTTATTTCGTGTTCCAAGAAATTTTActctttttaaaaaagttATGTTGAATTTGTTGAAAAGAGGGGTAGTATATGATGACAAGAAAAATGTACTcttaaaaattatattcaaTGATATTACGTCATATGTAGAAGACTCCGT gTGCATTGCTATATCGAATAAAGGATTCCCTACAGatgtaaaaaaattaactgataaaataaaacagacaaaaaataattatttttttttcatatcaTTATCAAATTCGCATGATGTAACAAAATTTAtggatataataaagaaagaaaaaacgAAAGCTTTTTCTTATGATTATCTTGTTAGGCTGTCGGATTTACAATTATCGGCAGTTGCTTTAACTTCAAAATTAacacattttttaaattaa
- a CDS encoding hypothetical protein (conserved Plasmodium protein, unknown function) — protein sequence MKKDEKNNMDESLEEYDEENYTSELDDLPEYERELILAKRHEEYMKKKHRRMLLKNLHIDQKSKGNIHDDTNKSVETSNQKKKGKLNNKKLKLKKKLSESDEGEEKEEKEENDDNDDDQYDNIYQSDEEQKKDNKKKKAQSKKIKGDNESYNIDSISYVKYKKGKIKILEDDDEKNHEDEKKKTHITDDVSVTDHSYTDSSYKNKKKSKYKKDETNKKDETYKKDKTTKKDETNKKDETTKKDEKNKKYETNKKDETDVYIKTKKHREDYSDDYYSTSSYENEKSSDVHYNKKEKKLHLKVISEESHLDNNKNKTGKSLNKILIENKKKKKDIHIIDSGVDKNKEEKKDVITNIFEKNEKINKDKELDAPQTPERLVHLYKEEKKIKMDIYNYMTYDIITYFQLKKTFLLDMCEHVHFSYHVIGHMIKIIDTSKLNKVTDEDMQNTNNKKKIDIENENKKKIFFITNVIKSESYFSTDRNTNIKFEVAHLENLAHSKFFKKIKNIMYQNKKISMDELKSNEYYETYICDMNNISDQKFNIDEYNHIKLFSIDLEILKMFHLFIKEKNEDLKNFRYTEKQLQDLFEKKKQTSFYEIYTNNKSIDNLPITRITVQREICSIQREIDKLNFDKKKTNTNDTYTLSKLNNQISELTKKITILRGNLDKARKNHAAMKSNEHFAQEKNVIKEKSKTNIKSALKDDITNKFLGVDEMDISYFSKQIYDEKTKFNNMLSSKFINLPLDVHHKVVHHFLLGTIQNNDAVFYDDPSNKIKKELDAEVDKLLGLHVNRHITLFDDIKKNYE from the exons atgaagaaagatgaaaaaaacaatatgGACGAATCATTAGAAGAATATGACGAGGAGAATTATACAAGTGAACTTGATGATTTACCTGAATATGAAAGAGAACTGATATTAGCTAAACGTCATGAAGAgtatatgaagaaaaaacaTAGACGTATGTTATTAAAGAATTTACATATTGATCAAAAGTCCAAAGGAAATATTCATGATGATACAAATAAAAGTGTTGAAACTAGtaatcaaaaaaaaaaaggaaaactaaataataaaaaattgaagttaaaaaagaaattatcTGAAAGTGATGAAGGTGAAGAAAAGGAAGAAAAGgaagaaaatgatgataatgatgatgatcaatatgataatatatatcaaagTGATGAAGAACAgaaaaaagataataagaaaaaaaaagcacaaagtaaaaaaattaaaggAGATAATGAATCATATAATATCGATTCCATTTCTTACgtgaaatataaaaaaggaaaaataaaaattttggaagatgatgatgaaaagAACCATGAggatgaaaaaaaaaaaactcATATAACTGATGATGTAAGTGTGACAGATCATTCTTATACAGATTCttcttataaaaataagaagaaaagtaaatataaaaaggacgagacaaataaaaaggacgagacatataaaaaagataaaacaactaaaaaagatgaaacaaataaaaaagatgaaacaactaaaaaagatgaaaaaaataaaaaatatgaaacaaataaaaaagacGAAACTGAcgtttatataaaaactaAAAAGCATCGTGAAGATTATTCTGATGATTATTATAGTACTTCATCttatgaaaatgaaaaaagtAGTGATGtacattataataaaaaagaaaaaaaattacatttAAAAGTAATTTCTGAAGAGAGTCAtttagataataataagaacAAAACAGGAAAAAGTTTAaacaaaattttaattgaaaacaaaaaaaagaaaaaagatATACATATCATTGATAGTGGTGTTGATAAgaataaagaagaaaagaaaGATGTTATTACcaatatttttgaaaagaatgaaaaaattaataaagaTAAGGAACTTGATGCACCCCAAACACCTGAAAGATTAgtacatttatataaagaagaaaagaaaataaaaatggatatatataattatatgacatatgatattattacatatttccaattaaaaaaaacatttcTTCTTGATATGTGTGAACATGTACATTTTTCATATCATGTTATTGGtcatatgataaaaattatagaTACCTCCAAGTTGAATAAAGTTACTGATGAAGATATGcaaaatacaaataataaaaaaaaaatagatatagaaaatgaaaataaaaaaaaaatattcttcataactaatgtaataaaatcagaatcatatttttctacAGATAGAAATACTAATATTAAATTTGAAGTAGCACATTTAGAAAATTTAGCACATtctaaattttttaaaaaaatcaaaaatattatgtatcaaaataaaaaaatatcaatggatgaattaaaatcaaatgaatattatgaaacatatatatgtgatatgaataatataagtgatcaaaaatttaatatagacgaatataatcatatcaaattattttctatagatttagaaattttaaaaatgttccatctatttataaaagaaaaaaatgaagacttaaaaaattttcGTTATACAGAAAAGCAGTTACAAGACCtttttgaaaaaaagaaacaaacaagtttttatgaaatttatacaaataataaaagtataGATAATTTGCCAATAACTCGTATTACCGTACAAAGGGAAATTTGTTCTATACAAAGAGAAATTGACAAATTGAATTTcgacaaaaaaaaaacaaatacAAATGATACTTATACATTGTCAAAGTTAAATAATCAAATAAGTGAATTGACTAAAAAAATTACTATTTTAAGAGGAAATCTGGACAAAGCTCGAA AAAACCATGCGGCAATGAAGTCTAACGAACATTTCGCtcaagaaaaaaatgtcATCAAAGAAAAATCAAAGACTAACATAAAATCTGCATTGAAGGATgatataacaaataaattcttag gaGTAGACGAAATGGATATATCGTATTTTTCCaaacaaatatatgatgagaaaacaaaatttaataatatgctttcttcaaaatttataaatttacCACTTGATGTACATCATAAAGTTGTTCATCACTTTTTATTGGGGACCatacaaaataatgatgCG GTTTTTTATGATGACCCTTCtaacaaaattaaaaaggaATTGGATGCAGAAGTTGATAAACTCCTTGGAC TTCATGTGAATAGGCATATAACCCTGtttgatgatataaaaaaaaattacgaataa